The Halogranum gelatinilyticum genome includes a window with the following:
- a CDS encoding CocE/NonD family hydrolase — MDAEPSYGVHAELDVMVEMRDGVRLATDIYRPVDSDTGEPVDEPLPVLLDRTPYGKRGRLERHGEWFAKRGYVVAIQDCRGRFNSEGDYYIFVNEAEDGHDTVEWLADQPYCDGQVGTIGTSYGAWVQSALATQNPPHLAAMFVNQGAANGRKATFRHNGAFELRWLCWAFTLGGGFAKRALDDPDVQQLLANVDVADVLANSPVLPGQSPLRHIPDYEEWAFDIMTQADADDELWQSPGVNFEAYYDESADVPTVYSGAWYDSYTKATCDNFEAFASRSDSDQFLLMGPWTHGWNTYPLPSWNKSYSGELEFGEECLMDYQQTRLDFFDHYLKGKDTWNDQPTVQYFEMGHGDGHSARDGRLFHGGEWTSAEEWPPAETEYESYYVHADGTLSTDEPGENGGSTSYEFDPKDPVPTLGGNCSSYITYEPREENILEYPLAQRKLQDLTGRGGFDQRTRPDTFGAEAPYGPLEQRDDVLVYRTPPLEEDVVITGPIRVSVYGSTDAEDTDFTAKLVDEYPASPDFPNGFALNLCDSVCRARYRGYRDHADFVEPGDVAEFYMEPYPTANVFKKGHRIRLDISSSNFPRYDVNHNTGGPLYGDREYEVATNTVHHDAQYPTHIELPIQRR, encoded by the coding sequence ATGGATGCGGAACCGAGCTACGGCGTTCACGCCGAGCTAGACGTGATGGTAGAGATGCGCGACGGCGTGCGTCTCGCGACGGACATCTACCGGCCGGTCGACTCCGACACGGGCGAGCCGGTCGACGAACCGCTCCCGGTCCTCCTCGACCGGACACCCTACGGCAAACGGGGGCGACTGGAACGCCACGGCGAGTGGTTCGCGAAACGCGGCTACGTCGTCGCCATCCAGGACTGTCGCGGCCGCTTCAACTCCGAGGGCGACTACTACATCTTCGTCAACGAGGCCGAGGACGGCCACGACACCGTCGAGTGGCTGGCCGACCAGCCCTACTGTGACGGTCAGGTCGGGACCATCGGTACCTCCTACGGCGCGTGGGTCCAGAGCGCGCTCGCGACGCAGAACCCGCCGCATCTGGCGGCGATGTTCGTCAACCAAGGTGCAGCCAACGGCCGGAAGGCCACCTTCCGCCACAACGGCGCGTTCGAACTCCGGTGGCTCTGCTGGGCCTTCACCCTCGGTGGCGGCTTCGCCAAGCGCGCACTCGACGACCCCGACGTGCAACAGCTGCTTGCGAACGTCGACGTCGCTGACGTCCTCGCCAACAGCCCCGTCCTGCCCGGCCAGTCGCCGCTGCGCCACATCCCCGACTACGAGGAGTGGGCCTTCGACATCATGACGCAGGCCGACGCCGACGACGAACTCTGGCAGTCGCCCGGCGTCAACTTCGAGGCGTACTACGACGAGAGTGCCGACGTGCCCACCGTCTACTCCGGCGCGTGGTACGACTCCTACACGAAGGCGACCTGTGACAACTTCGAGGCCTTTGCCTCCAGAAGCGACAGCGACCAGTTCCTCCTCATGGGACCGTGGACCCACGGCTGGAACACCTACCCGCTGCCCTCGTGGAACAAGTCCTACTCCGGCGAGTTGGAGTTCGGCGAGGAGTGTCTCATGGACTACCAGCAGACCCGTCTGGACTTCTTCGACCACTATCTGAAGGGCAAGGACACCTGGAACGACCAGCCGACGGTCCAGTACTTCGAGATGGGTCACGGCGACGGCCACAGTGCCCGCGACGGCCGGCTGTTCCACGGCGGCGAGTGGACGAGTGCCGAGGAGTGGCCGCCCGCGGAGACCGAATACGAGTCGTACTACGTCCACGCCGACGGGACACTCTCGACCGACGAACCCGGCGAAAACGGCGGGTCGACGAGCTACGAGTTCGACCCCAAAGACCCCGTGCCGACGCTCGGCGGCAACTGTTCGTCCTACATCACGTACGAACCACGCGAGGAGAACATCCTCGAATATCCGCTCGCCCAGCGCAAACTGCAGGACCTCACGGGTCGCGGCGGGTTCGACCAGCGGACGCGACCCGATACCTTCGGTGCCGAGGCTCCCTACGGCCCGCTCGAACAGCGCGACGACGTGCTCGTCTACCGCACGCCGCCGCTCGAGGAGGACGTCGTCATCACCGGCCCCATCCGGGTCAGTGTCTACGGCTCGACCGATGCGGAGGACACCGACTTCACGGCCAAGCTCGTCGACGAGTATCCTGCGTCGCCGGATTTCCCGAACGGCTTCGCGCTGAACCTCTGTGACTCGGTCTGTCGGGCGCGCTACCGCGGCTACCGCGACCACGCGGACTTCGTCGAACCCGGCGACGTCGCCGAGTTCTACATGGAACCCTACCCGACCGCGAACGTGTTCAAGAAGGGCCACCGCATCCGGCTGGACATCTCGTCGTCGAACTTCCCGCGGTACGACGTCAACCACAACACGGGCGGCCCGCTCTACGGCGACCGCGAGTACGAGGTCGCGACCAACACCGTCCACCACGACGCACAGTATCCGACTCACATCGAACTCCCGATCCAGCGACGGTAA
- a CDS encoding FAD binding domain-containing protein, whose protein sequence is MKPATFEYHRPATVEEATALLAEHSHDAELMAGNQSLGIIMANRLATPEHLVDINDLDELSYIDVDDDTVAIGALTRHRDLAGDPALAEALPMFTEAAEQIAGPTVRNLGTIGGSIAEADPAGNYPTVLAALDADLHITSSEGERTVSARDYFIAYMFTDLAEDELITGVSVSREPFPPERTGMAFLEQKPATQTWPTISAGTSVRVDDPEADEPVVEDARVALANASDVPLRVEAAEEAVEGEPLTDETLDAAAEAAMAEARPQGEFHADEEYKLELAGEYTRRSLQASYTNATTDDTDTHQ, encoded by the coding sequence ATGAAGCCGGCCACCTTCGAGTACCACCGCCCCGCGACCGTCGAGGAGGCAACCGCGCTCCTCGCCGAACACAGCCACGACGCCGAGCTGATGGCGGGCAACCAGTCGCTCGGCATCATCATGGCGAACCGGCTGGCGACGCCGGAGCATCTCGTCGACATCAACGACCTCGACGAGCTGTCCTACATCGACGTCGACGACGACACCGTCGCCATCGGCGCGCTCACTCGGCACCGTGACCTCGCCGGCGACCCGGCACTCGCCGAGGCGTTGCCGATGTTCACTGAGGCCGCCGAACAGATCGCCGGGCCGACCGTCCGCAACCTCGGCACCATCGGCGGCAGCATCGCCGAGGCCGACCCCGCGGGCAACTATCCCACCGTGTTGGCGGCACTCGACGCCGACCTCCACATCACCTCCTCGGAGGGCGAACGGACCGTGTCGGCGCGGGACTACTTCATCGCCTATATGTTCACCGACCTCGCCGAGGACGAGCTCATCACGGGCGTCTCCGTCTCCCGCGAGCCGTTCCCGCCCGAGCGGACGGGGATGGCCTTCCTCGAACAGAAGCCCGCGACGCAGACGTGGCCGACCATCAGTGCCGGCACGTCCGTCCGCGTCGACGACCCCGAGGCGGACGAGCCGGTCGTCGAGGACGCCCGCGTCGCGCTCGCGAACGCCTCGGACGTCCCGCTCCGCGTCGAGGCCGCCGAAGAGGCGGTCGAGGGCGAACCCCTGACCGACGAGACCCTCGACGCCGCGGCGGAGGCGGCGATGGCCGAGGCCCGCCCGCAGGGCGAGTTCCACGCCGACGAGGAGTACAAACTCGAACTGGCTGGCGAGTACACCCGCCGGTCGCTGCAGGCATCGTACACGAACGCAACCACTGACGACACGGACACCCACCAATGA
- a CDS encoding xanthine dehydrogenase family protein molybdopterin-binding subunit — protein sequence MSRADAQTESRAEAKQEAKRETFTGTGMNRVEDHRILTGQAEYIHDITPEGCLHMALLRTTHPHATIESIDTSEAEAHPDCALVLTGEDVVANYRPMPCGLDGFEEWSLATDKVRFVGEPVAAVVATDRYVAEDIVDLIRVDYEQLDPVTDASQALEDETVIHEDVGTNVPDGEVIEFGDPEAAFENAAHVVEREYSWGRISGVPLETAGVVATYDPQDDEFDIDCNIQLHTLVDDTIYETLGYPPEKVRVNVPADIGGSFGTKIAIHRYCSLASMASQQLGGTPVKFVEDRVENLQGGDMHCTEREYRVRLALDDDGRMLGLDTWFVDDFGAFPRYPVNQALKPLSVVSGAYDVRDVRYDYDLVLTNKTSQTAYRGFGVPPHLYAIEMALDEAARELDIDPVELRQRNLVQPEQMPYTIASHNVYDSGDYPAALDSIQEIVAEKEICEGGLLDPEVVEARREEGKYRGVNYTLLIEPGVSGSDWTDRQRTDRDSLPSRKREEVAELPEHLRAEIRPDGSVQAWLAADSSGQGHQTIVAQLLADELEILPSDIETDYLDSVDGPTVYGSAASRMAVMVSGAAKGLGEALKENLRQLAATEWGVGSEDVVYREGGVERADGSDRFTLAELAERDRGLTDRFTRASYDYEHPATELPEFDEALTRKYPVYPTAAFAANAPIVEVDTKTGQVEILKFYSLRDCGTQLNPTIVEGQAHGGIAQGIGATLLEEFGYDDSGQPQAVTFFDYRLPSVKNIPDVELHHTETPSPFTVTGAKGTGEGGMIDGPAAIASSINAALEPLGIVADEIPATPDRLRRKIRDATGE from the coding sequence ATGTCGCGAGCCGACGCACAGACCGAGTCCCGAGCCGAAGCGAAGCAGGAGGCTAAGCGCGAGACCTTCACCGGGACGGGCATGAACCGCGTCGAGGACCACCGCATCCTCACCGGGCAGGCCGAGTACATCCACGACATCACGCCGGAGGGCTGTCTCCACATGGCCCTCTTGCGGACGACCCACCCGCACGCAACCATCGAGTCCATCGACACGAGCGAGGCGGAGGCTCACCCCGACTGCGCGCTCGTCCTCACGGGCGAAGACGTCGTCGCGAACTACCGGCCGATGCCCTGTGGACTCGACGGCTTCGAGGAGTGGTCGCTCGCGACCGATAAGGTCCGGTTCGTCGGCGAACCCGTCGCGGCGGTCGTCGCCACCGACCGCTACGTCGCCGAGGACATCGTCGACCTGATTCGCGTCGACTACGAGCAACTGGACCCCGTCACCGACGCGAGTCAGGCACTCGAGGACGAGACCGTCATCCACGAAGACGTCGGCACGAACGTCCCCGACGGCGAGGTCATCGAGTTCGGCGACCCCGAGGCCGCCTTCGAGAACGCGGCCCACGTCGTCGAACGCGAGTACTCGTGGGGCCGCATCTCGGGCGTCCCCCTCGAGACGGCAGGCGTCGTCGCCACCTACGACCCGCAGGACGACGAGTTCGACATCGACTGCAACATCCAACTGCACACGCTCGTCGACGACACCATCTACGAGACGCTCGGCTACCCGCCCGAGAAGGTCAGAGTCAACGTCCCAGCCGACATCGGCGGCAGCTTCGGGACGAAGATTGCCATCCACCGCTACTGCTCGTTGGCGTCGATGGCGAGCCAACAGCTCGGCGGCACGCCGGTCAAGTTCGTCGAGGACCGCGTCGAGAACCTCCAGGGCGGCGACATGCACTGTACCGAGCGAGAGTACCGCGTCAGACTCGCCCTCGACGACGACGGCCGGATGCTCGGTCTCGACACGTGGTTCGTCGACGACTTCGGCGCGTTCCCGCGCTACCCGGTCAACCAGGCGCTCAAACCGCTCTCGGTGGTCTCCGGTGCGTACGACGTCCGCGACGTGCGTTACGACTACGACCTCGTCCTGACGAACAAGACGTCACAGACCGCCTACCGCGGCTTCGGCGTCCCGCCACATCTCTACGCGATAGAGATGGCACTCGACGAGGCGGCCCGCGAGCTGGACATCGACCCCGTCGAGCTTCGCCAGCGGAACCTCGTCCAGCCCGAGCAGATGCCCTACACTATCGCCTCGCACAACGTCTACGACTCGGGCGACTATCCGGCGGCACTCGACAGCATCCAGGAGATCGTCGCGGAGAAGGAGATCTGTGAGGGCGGCCTGCTCGACCCCGAGGTCGTCGAGGCCCGTCGCGAGGAGGGCAAGTACCGCGGCGTCAACTACACGCTCCTCATCGAGCCCGGCGTCAGCGGCTCGGACTGGACCGACCGCCAGCGGACCGACCGTGACTCCCTGCCGAGTCGCAAGCGTGAGGAGGTCGCCGAGCTACCCGAACATCTCCGCGCGGAGATCCGCCCCGATGGCTCGGTGCAGGCGTGGCTCGCCGCCGACTCCTCCGGACAGGGCCACCAGACCATCGTCGCCCAACTGCTCGCCGACGAACTCGAAATCCTGCCGAGCGACATCGAGACGGACTACCTCGACAGCGTCGACGGGCCGACCGTCTACGGCTCCGCGGCCTCGCGGATGGCCGTCATGGTCTCCGGCGCGGCGAAGGGCCTCGGCGAGGCACTGAAGGAGAACCTCCGGCAACTCGCTGCGACGGAGTGGGGCGTCGGGTCCGAGGACGTCGTATACCGCGAGGGCGGCGTCGAGCGGGCTGACGGCTCCGACCGCTTCACGCTGGCCGAGTTGGCCGAGCGCGACCGCGGGCTGACGGACCGGTTCACGCGCGCCAGCTACGACTACGAACATCCGGCGACGGAACTGCCGGAGTTCGACGAGGCGTTGACGCGGAAGTATCCGGTCTACCCGACGGCGGCGTTCGCCGCGAACGCCCCCATCGTCGAGGTCGACACCAAGACCGGCCAGGTCGAGATCCTGAAGTTCTACTCGCTGCGCGACTGCGGGACACAGCTCAACCCGACCATCGTCGAGGGGCAGGCCCACGGCGGCATCGCCCAGGGAATCGGTGCGACGCTGCTCGAAGAGTTCGGCTACGACGACTCGGGGCAGCCCCAGGCCGTCACGTTCTTCGACTACCGGCTGCCGTCGGTGAAGAACATCCCGGACGTCGAACTCCACCACACCGAGACGCCCTCGCCGTTCACCGTGACCGGCGCGAAAGGGACGGGTGAGGGCGGGATGATCGACGGCCCGGCCGCCATCGCCTCCTCGATCAACGCCGCGCTCGAACCGCTCGGCATCGTCGCCGACGAGATTCCGGCGACGCCCGACCGGCTGCGCCGGAAGATCCGCGACGCGACCGGCGAATAG
- a CDS encoding CoxG family protein — protein MMEFNGDFTSDYDRETLWNYFTDPDILAACAPGCDHIELVTPSELEATIAVGVGSVKPTFEVEMTVVRADRPEVLQMQVDGDASRNSFDTTAEMRLVENDDGTTTAEWEAQANASGLIASMGQRALGSVAGRIVDNFFNDLEAKVDEGVPATSKLEAKSDAEASLEG, from the coding sequence ATGATGGAATTCAACGGCGACTTCACTTCGGACTACGACCGCGAAACGCTCTGGAACTACTTCACCGACCCCGACATCCTCGCTGCCTGCGCGCCGGGCTGTGACCACATCGAACTGGTCACACCCTCGGAGCTGGAAGCGACAATCGCCGTCGGCGTCGGCAGCGTCAAACCGACCTTCGAGGTCGAGATGACCGTCGTCCGCGCGGACCGTCCCGAGGTCCTGCAGATGCAGGTCGACGGCGACGCCAGCCGCAACTCCTTCGATACGACCGCCGAGATGCGCCTCGTCGAGAACGACGACGGGACGACGACGGCCGAGTGGGAGGCACAAGCGAATGCATCAGGACTCATCGCCAGCATGGGCCAGCGCGCACTCGGCAGCGTCGCGGGCCGAATCGTCGATAACTTCTTCAACGACCTGGAGGCGAAGGTCGACGAAGGCGTCCCCGCCACCTCGAAACTCGAAGCCAAGTCCGACGCCGAAGCGTCGCTCGAAGGATAG
- a CDS encoding dihydroorotase: protein MSAAAADLRVVNAKVVTPSGTIHGGVASKNGQIVAVGSNLPDADEEIDAEGNYLIPGFIDPHVHWGLSRYEYEDYHDGLAADFETETRGAVHGGVTTVVNFLLQRDPYLPDMDFFREVGAENSYIDFAYHAIVHQDHHVEEIDGLAEEGIRSFKVFFNWYKNASPELGIDHSDAGRTYKVLKKVADIPNGVVMFHAENEDLAIERRKELQAEDRNDLLAWCESAPNICEAMQIEQIAQLTEFTDSRAYIVHMSTGEGVDICERYQEKGVNIHAETLPAFLSHTKHDEELGVWGKISPPLRGEESKKRLWEGLRTGVVDYMGTDHCPHKLAFKEKDKGKFGDVWEAIPGDNNGIEYFLPVMMSEGVNKNRLSMERLVEVCAENNAKRWGLYPRKGALVEGSDADMVIVDLQKSTVVDDDFYHTLEPGYSTYHGKELTGLPTHTIVGGEVVVEDDELQVEKGGREYLPRYDEGVPL from the coding sequence ATGTCAGCAGCTGCCGCAGACCTGCGGGTAGTCAACGCCAAAGTCGTCACGCCGTCGGGGACCATCCACGGGGGCGTCGCGTCGAAGAACGGGCAGATCGTCGCCGTCGGCTCCAACCTCCCCGACGCCGACGAGGAGATCGACGCCGAGGGCAACTATCTCATCCCCGGCTTCATCGATCCCCACGTCCACTGGGGGCTGTCGCGCTACGAGTACGAGGACTACCACGACGGGCTGGCGGCGGACTTCGAGACCGAAACCAGAGGGGCAGTTCACGGCGGCGTCACCACCGTCGTCAACTTCCTGCTCCAGCGGGACCCCTACCTCCCCGACATGGACTTCTTCCGCGAGGTCGGCGCGGAGAACTCCTACATCGACTTCGCCTACCACGCCATCGTCCACCAGGACCACCACGTCGAGGAGATCGACGGCCTCGCCGAGGAGGGTATCCGCTCGTTCAAGGTCTTCTTCAACTGGTACAAGAACGCCTCCCCCGAGTTGGGCATCGACCACTCCGACGCCGGCCGCACCTACAAGGTCCTGAAGAAGGTCGCCGACATCCCGAACGGCGTCGTGATGTTCCACGCCGAGAACGAGGACCTCGCTATCGAACGGCGGAAGGAACTCCAAGCGGAGGACCGCAACGACCTGCTCGCGTGGTGTGAGAGCGCGCCGAACATCTGCGAGGCGATGCAGATCGAACAGATCGCCCAGCTCACCGAGTTCACGGACTCGCGTGCCTACATCGTCCACATGAGCACGGGCGAGGGTGTCGACATCTGCGAACGCTACCAGGAGAAGGGCGTCAACATCCACGCCGAGACACTCCCGGCGTTCCTCAGCCACACGAAACACGACGAGGAACTCGGCGTCTGGGGGAAGATTTCGCCGCCGCTGCGCGGCGAGGAGAGCAAGAAACGCCTCTGGGAGGGACTGCGCACGGGCGTCGTCGACTACATGGGCACGGACCACTGCCCGCACAAACTCGCGTTCAAGGAGAAGGACAAGGGCAAGTTCGGCGACGTCTGGGAGGCTATCCCCGGCGACAACAACGGTATCGAGTACTTCCTGCCCGTGATGATGTCGGAAGGCGTCAACAAGAACCGTCTCAGCATGGAGCGGCTCGTCGAGGTCTGTGCCGAGAACAACGCGAAACGCTGGGGTCTCTACCCGCGGAAGGGCGCGCTCGTCGAAGGGAGCGACGCCGACATGGTCATCGTCGACCTCCAGAAGAGCACAGTCGTCGACGACGACTTCTATCACACCCTCGAACCGGGCTACTCGACGTACCACGGCAAGGAGCTGACGGGGCTCCCGACGCACACCATCGTCGGCGGCGAGGTCGTCGTCGAGGACGACGAGCTACAGGTCGAGAAGGGTGGCCGCGAGTATCTGCCGCGCTACGACGAAGGCGTCCCGCTCTGA
- a CDS encoding uracil-xanthine permease family protein yields MSDGEEAAADGGPEESSFIEYGIDEKPPLLESVFLGFQHYLTMIGATVAIPLALAGAMGMFEAAPGEIGRLIGTFFVVSGIATLAQTVIGNRYPIVQGGTFSMLAPALAIIGVVAAGNPSEPLWEASILELQGAVIIAGLVEVLIGYFGVMGKLKRYMGPIVIAPVIALIGLALFNTPQITNPNFGAPGSGQDWWLLGITLVSIVLFSQYLDKYHRVFRLFPVLIGIAVAWGIAVVLSVTGVYAPGTVSYVDLGSAASASLIQPITPFQWGMPRFTPAFAIGMIAGMLASAIESFGDYHSVARMAGRGAPSSRRIDHGIGMEGLGNTFAGIMGTGNGSTSYTENVGAIGITGVASRYVVQIGAAVMIIVGYFGPVGQLFATIPAPIVGGLYIVMFGQITAVGLSNLKFIDLDSNRNVFIVGLALFAGLAIPAYMGAVGSAAAFQEGLSNVAVIGGILGTTVVANTVFVIGSTGMAVGGIIAFFLDNTIKGSREERGLVEWEMMTEDDADFVPFWQRVTGDDDTPPSRAD; encoded by the coding sequence ATGAGTGACGGTGAGGAGGCCGCCGCCGACGGCGGTCCCGAAGAATCCAGCTTCATCGAGTACGGTATCGACGAGAAGCCACCGCTCCTCGAGTCGGTGTTCCTCGGCTTCCAACACTACCTGACGATGATCGGGGCGACCGTCGCTATCCCGCTCGCGCTCGCGGGGGCGATGGGGATGTTCGAGGCCGCACCCGGCGAGATCGGCCGACTCATCGGGACGTTCTTCGTCGTCTCCGGAATCGCGACGCTCGCCCAGACCGTCATCGGCAACCGCTACCCCATCGTCCAGGGTGGGACGTTCTCGATGCTCGCCCCGGCACTCGCCATCATCGGCGTCGTCGCTGCGGGAAACCCCTCTGAACCACTGTGGGAAGCGTCGATACTGGAACTCCAGGGGGCCGTCATCATCGCCGGTCTCGTGGAGGTTCTCATCGGCTACTTCGGCGTCATGGGTAAACTGAAGCGATACATGGGCCCCATCGTCATCGCGCCCGTCATCGCGCTCATCGGGCTCGCGCTCTTCAACACGCCGCAGATCACGAACCCGAACTTCGGCGCGCCCGGCTCCGGTCAGGACTGGTGGCTGCTCGGCATCACGCTCGTCTCCATCGTCCTCTTCTCGCAGTATCTCGACAAGTACCACCGCGTCTTCCGGCTCTTCCCGGTCCTCATCGGCATCGCCGTCGCGTGGGGTATCGCGGTCGTCCTCTCGGTGACGGGCGTCTACGCGCCCGGCACGGTGAGCTACGTCGACCTCGGCTCGGCAGCCTCGGCGAGCCTCATCCAGCCCATCACGCCGTTCCAGTGGGGGATGCCCCGGTTCACCCCGGCGTTCGCCATCGGCATGATCGCGGGGATGCTCGCCTCGGCCATCGAGTCGTTCGGCGACTACCACTCGGTCGCTCGGATGGCCGGCCGCGGCGCGCCGTCCAGCCGCCGTATCGACCACGGTATCGGGATGGAGGGTCTCGGCAACACCTTCGCGGGCATCATGGGCACGGGGAACGGCTCGACGTCCTACACGGAGAACGTCGGTGCCATCGGCATCACCGGCGTCGCCTCCCGCTACGTCGTCCAGATCGGCGCGGCCGTCATGATCATCGTCGGCTACTTCGGTCCCGTCGGCCAGCTGTTCGCGACGATTCCGGCACCCATCGTCGGTGGGCTCTACATCGTCATGTTCGGCCAGATCACGGCGGTTGGCCTGTCGAACCTGAAGTTCATCGACCTCGACTCGAACCGGAACGTCTTCATCGTCGGTCTCGCGCTCTTCGCGGGTCTCGCAATCCCCGCCTACATGGGTGCGGTCGGCTCCGCAGCAGCGTTCCAAGAGGGTCTGAGCAACGTCGCCGTCATCGGCGGGATTCTCGGCACGACGGTCGTCGCCAACACGGTCTTCGTCATCGGCTCGACGGGGATGGCCGTCGGCGGCATCATCGCCTTCTTCCTCGACAACACCATCAAGGGCAGCCGCGAGGAACGCGGTCTCGTCGAGTGGGAAATGATGACCGAGGACGACGCGGACTTCGTCCCGTTCTGGCAGCGTGTCACCGGCGACGACGACACACCGCCGTCGCGCGCCGACTGA
- a CDS encoding (2Fe-2S)-binding protein — MSTDTPDQSARPTQEISLTLNGEEVTAEVEPRLKLSDFLRNHQGLRGVRVGCEHGVCGACTVSLNGRNAKSCLVYAVQADGGAVETVESLDDDGELHPIQEAFNEEHALQCGFCTSGFVMAAKELLEENPDPTKEEIKTGLADNICRCTGYENIYDAVRRAADEMDGEQAADTAGDD; from the coding sequence ATGAGTACTGATACACCGGATCAGTCGGCGCGTCCGACCCAGGAGATCTCCCTCACGCTCAACGGCGAGGAGGTCACCGCCGAGGTCGAACCCCGACTGAAACTCTCCGACTTCCTCCGGAACCACCAGGGCCTGCGCGGCGTCCGCGTCGGCTGCGAACACGGCGTCTGCGGGGCCTGTACCGTCTCGCTGAACGGCCGCAACGCGAAGAGCTGTCTCGTCTACGCCGTCCAGGCCGACGGCGGCGCGGTCGAGACCGTCGAGAGCCTCGACGATGACGGCGAACTCCACCCCATCCAGGAGGCGTTCAACGAGGAACACGCCCTGCAGTGTGGCTTCTGTACGAGCGGCTTCGTCATGGCCGCAAAGGAGCTGTTGGAGGAGAACCCCGACCCGACGAAAGAAGAGATCAAGACCGGTCTCGCCGACAACATCTGTCGCTGTACGGGCTACGAGAACATCTACGACGCCGTCCGGCGGGCCGCCGACGAGATGGACGGTGAGCAGGCGGCCGATACGGCAGGTGACGACTGA